One genomic window of Natranaeroarchaeum aerophilus includes the following:
- a CDS encoding CBS domain-containing protein — MDTGASFSSVSNFFFSIFFPPPRTNTQPIVAENMQVKDCMTSPVVTVSPTDTVHDAMGTMLAEHVGSVVVADSDPIGILTRSDVLRAVYRNGADVTDQRVEDRMSADLVTISPCDSVDKALHEMEIHDIKKLPVVGQQLVGIVTLTDIARNRSERVVRVKDGRTN, encoded by the coding sequence ATGGACACAGGAGCGTCATTCTCCTCTGTATCAAACTTCTTTTTTTCCATATTCTTTCCACCACCAAGAACTAATACCCAGCCCATCGTGGCCGAAAATATGCAAGTCAAAGACTGTATGACCTCGCCCGTGGTGACCGTGTCTCCAACTGACACAGTCCACGATGCGATGGGAACGATGCTTGCAGAGCACGTCGGAAGCGTCGTCGTGGCGGATTCGGATCCGATCGGGATCCTTACTCGGTCGGACGTGTTGCGGGCTGTCTATCGTAACGGTGCAGACGTCACAGACCAGCGAGTAGAGGATAGGATGAGTGCTGATCTTGTGACCATTTCACCCTGTGATTCGGTCGACAAGGCACTCCACGAGATGGAGATACACGATATCAAAAAGTTACCAGTCGTAGGACAACAACTCGTCGGTATAGTTACCTTGACCGATATCGCCCGTAATCGATCGGAGCGGGTGGTCAGGGTCAAGGACGGTCGGACTAACTGA
- the rad50 gene encoding DNA double-strand break repair ATPase Rad50, producing MRFRQVRMENFKCYADAELDLDTGVTVIHGVNGSGKSSLLEACFFALYGSKALDDRTLDDVITNGAEDAEIELVFDHAGESYRIERRLRLSGERAQTAKCVLETPEGSVDGARAVREHVTELLRMDAEAFVNCAYVRQGEVNKLIHASPSDRQDMIDDLLQLGKLEEYRERASEARLAVKTVLDGQRDVIESLDTQIEDKEQKELHAQLNELETELEESNAEIDRLEDQIESARETKADAESVLAEYEEKRERIDDLEADIEELRDKISDTEEERDRLKSEIGEYRDRLDDLHERRDELLADASIGDDADTTAVESTLDDLEARDDELRDDLESIRGEIGEYTTTAENARERAEELEAEAETVREDATDLEAELDEDETKLDERRDKLDEIDDEIAAANETLQDAPVEFGEATDHADTLEAEHEELREELTDVRTKLESARGSVEEAEALLEEGKCPECGQPVEDSPHVDTLADDRDRVAELEAKREELAEERSAVRERREAAEALVEAERRVEELRTNRQNVEQLIEEREATLSDKRERVDDLEERAETLDERAEEKRAAASEAATDAEELRGEIAEINAERAEIRDRRERLESLEETLDEIEELQDAIEEHRERRTEKDELNDERRERLAEKRERKTDLQSAFDDDRIEAAREDRERAEKYLEQAEPAAEEERDRRDDLLDRIGGVKNELSELESLREKRESVAARQSALESLYDEAQQLQETYGDLRAELRQQNVETLERMLNETFDLVYQNDSYSHIELDGEYELTVYQKDGAPLAPDQLSGGERALFNLSLRCAIYRLLAEGIDGAAPMPPLILDEPTVFLDSGHVSQLVELIGSMRDLGVEQIIVVSHDDELVGAADSVVEVRKDPTSNRSSVERREEVGAAALAE from the coding sequence ATGAGGTTTCGGCAGGTTCGGATGGAGAACTTCAAGTGCTATGCCGACGCCGAACTCGATCTCGATACCGGCGTCACCGTGATCCACGGGGTCAACGGGAGCGGCAAGTCCTCGCTGCTGGAGGCGTGTTTCTTCGCCCTCTACGGTTCCAAGGCGCTTGACGACCGGACGCTCGACGACGTGATCACGAACGGCGCTGAGGACGCCGAAATCGAACTCGTCTTCGACCACGCGGGCGAGTCCTACCGGATCGAACGCCGCCTGCGACTGAGCGGCGAGCGCGCCCAGACGGCAAAGTGCGTCCTGGAGACGCCGGAAGGGAGCGTCGACGGGGCACGTGCGGTGCGCGAGCACGTCACCGAACTGTTGCGGATGGACGCCGAGGCGTTCGTCAACTGCGCGTACGTCCGGCAGGGAGAGGTAAACAAGCTGATCCACGCCTCGCCGAGCGATCGCCAGGACATGATCGACGATCTGCTCCAGCTCGGGAAACTGGAAGAGTACCGCGAGCGGGCGAGTGAAGCGCGGCTAGCGGTCAAAACAGTTCTCGACGGCCAGCGCGACGTGATCGAGAGCCTCGACACCCAGATCGAGGACAAGGAACAAAAGGAGTTACACGCACAACTCAACGAGCTGGAGACCGAACTGGAGGAGAGCAACGCCGAGATAGACCGGCTCGAAGACCAGATCGAGTCCGCGCGTGAGACGAAAGCCGACGCGGAGTCGGTGCTTGCGGAGTACGAGGAGAAACGTGAGCGGATCGACGACCTCGAAGCCGATATCGAGGAGCTCCGCGACAAAATAAGCGACACTGAGGAGGAACGCGACCGTCTCAAATCCGAGATCGGCGAGTATCGCGACCGACTCGACGACCTGCACGAGCGCCGCGACGAGCTGCTGGCCGACGCGAGCATCGGCGACGATGCGGACACCACGGCGGTCGAATCGACCCTCGACGACCTCGAAGCGCGAGATGACGAGCTCCGCGACGATCTCGAATCCATCCGGGGAGAGATCGGCGAGTACACCACTACGGCCGAGAACGCCCGAGAACGTGCCGAGGAACTCGAAGCGGAGGCCGAAACCGTACGGGAGGACGCCACCGATCTCGAAGCCGAACTCGACGAGGACGAGACCAAACTCGACGAGCGCCGCGACAAACTGGACGAGATCGACGACGAGATCGCGGCAGCGAACGAAACCCTTCAGGACGCACCGGTCGAGTTCGGTGAGGCGACCGACCACGCCGACACGCTTGAGGCCGAACACGAGGAGCTACGCGAGGAACTCACGGACGTCCGGACCAAACTCGAATCCGCCAGAGGGTCGGTCGAGGAGGCCGAAGCTCTGCTGGAGGAAGGCAAGTGCCCCGAGTGCGGCCAGCCGGTCGAGGACTCACCACACGTCGACACACTCGCCGACGATCGCGACCGTGTGGCGGAGCTGGAGGCAAAGCGCGAGGAACTGGCCGAAGAGCGCTCGGCGGTCCGCGAGCGCCGCGAGGCAGCCGAGGCGCTCGTCGAAGCGGAGCGACGTGTAGAAGAACTTCGTACGAACCGTCAGAATGTCGAGCAACTGATCGAGGAACGGGAAGCGACGCTATCGGACAAACGCGAGCGGGTCGACGACCTCGAAGAGCGTGCAGAAACCCTCGACGAGCGCGCGGAGGAAAAGCGGGCGGCTGCATCCGAGGCCGCGACGGATGCCGAGGAGCTTCGCGGGGAGATTGCCGAGATCAACGCCGAGCGTGCGGAGATCAGGGACCGCCGCGAGCGGCTCGAATCGCTCGAAGAAACCCTTGATGAGATCGAGGAGCTACAGGATGCCATCGAGGAGCACCGCGAGCGCCGTACCGAAAAGGACGAGTTGAACGACGAGCGACGCGAGCGGCTGGCCGAGAAGCGCGAGCGCAAAACGGACCTGCAGTCGGCGTTCGACGACGACCGCATCGAGGCGGCCCGTGAGGACCGGGAGCGTGCCGAGAAGTATCTGGAGCAGGCAGAACCGGCTGCCGAGGAAGAACGCGACCGTCGCGACGATCTGCTCGACCGGATCGGTGGCGTCAAAAACGAGCTGAGCGAGCTCGAATCACTGCGCGAGAAACGAGAGAGCGTCGCTGCACGACAGAGCGCCCTCGAATCGTTATACGACGAAGCTCAGCAGCTACAGGAGACGTACGGGGACCTGCGGGCTGAGCTCCGCCAGCAGAACGTCGAGACGCTCGAACGGATGCTCAACGAGACCTTCGATCTGGTCTACCAGAACGACTCGTACTCCCACATCGAACTCGACGGCGAGTACGAACTAACTGTCTATCAGAAAGACGGCGCACCGCTGGCCCCGGATCAGCTATCGGGTGGTGAGCGCGCCCTCTTTAATCTCAGTCTCCGGTGTGCGATCTATCGCCTCCTCGCCGAGGGGATCGATGGGGCCGCGCCGATGCCGCCGCTGATCCTCGACGAACCGACCGTCTTCCTCGATTCGGGACACGTCTCACAGCTTGTGGAACTGATCGGCTCGATGCGTGATCTCGGCGTCGAACAGATCATCGTCGTGAGCCACGACGACGAGCTGGTGGGTGCAGCCGATAGCGTTGTCGAAGTACGGAAGGATCCGACGTCGAACCGCTCGTCCGTGGAGCGCCGCGAGGAGGTCGGGGCGGCAGCGCTCGCCGAGTAA
- the pan1 gene encoding proteasome-activating nucleotidase Pan1 — MTDTVEDVDLPYDEEEASQREKIEALRERLEVLESQNEEMRDKLLDANAENNKYQQKLERLTHENKKLKQSPLFVATVQELSEEGVIIKQHGNNQEALTEVTQEMRSDLEPDDRVAVNNSLSIVKKLDSETDVRARVMEVDESPDVTYEDIGGIEEQINEVRETVEMPLKKPDAFDDVGIEPPSGVLLYGPPGTGKTMLAKAVANQTDATFIKMAGSELVHKFIGEGAKLVRDLFEVARENQPAVLFIDEIDAIASKRTESKTSGDAEVQRTMMQLLSEMDGFEDRGDIRIIAATNRFDMLDRAILRPGRFDRLIEVPKPDRTGREIIFQIHTRDMNVAEDVDFGQLAEMAHEASGADVKAICTEAGMFAIREDRTDIRMADFRNAWEKIQKETEDEDVSKTFA, encoded by the coding sequence ATGACCGACACTGTGGAGGACGTCGACCTTCCCTACGATGAGGAGGAGGCGTCACAGCGGGAGAAAATCGAGGCACTTCGGGAACGCCTCGAAGTCCTCGAATCACAGAACGAGGAGATGCGGGACAAGCTACTCGACGCGAACGCAGAGAACAACAAATACCAGCAGAAGCTCGAACGGCTCACTCACGAGAACAAGAAACTCAAACAGTCGCCGCTGTTCGTGGCGACGGTCCAGGAGCTCTCCGAGGAGGGCGTCATCATCAAACAGCACGGCAACAATCAGGAGGCCCTCACCGAGGTGACCCAGGAGATGCGCTCGGATCTGGAGCCCGACGACCGCGTCGCGGTGAACAACTCCCTGTCGATCGTCAAGAAACTCGACAGTGAGACCGACGTGCGCGCCCGCGTGATGGAAGTCGACGAATCCCCTGACGTCACCTACGAGGATATCGGCGGCATCGAAGAGCAGATCAACGAGGTCCGCGAGACCGTCGAGATGCCGCTGAAAAAGCCCGACGCATTCGACGATGTCGGGATCGAACCTCCGAGCGGCGTCCTCCTGTACGGTCCACCGGGAACCGGCAAGACGATGCTCGCCAAAGCGGTGGCCAACCAGACCGACGCCACCTTCATCAAAATGGCTGGCTCCGAACTCGTTCACAAGTTCATTGGCGAGGGCGCGAAACTCGTCCGTGATCTTTTCGAGGTCGCCCGCGAGAACCAGCCCGCCGTCCTCTTCATCGACGAGATCGACGCCATCGCCTCCAAGCGAACGGAGTCGAAAACCTCCGGTGACGCCGAGGTCCAGCGGACGATGATGCAACTCCTCTCGGAGATGGACGGCTTCGAGGACCGCGGCGACATCCGCATCATCGCAGCGACGAACCGTTTCGATATGCTCGACCGTGCGATCCTCCGCCCCGGCCGCTTCGACCGACTTATCGAGGTGCCGAAACCAGACCGTACGGGCCGTGAGATCATCTTCCAGATCCACACTCGAGATATGAACGTTGCAGAGGACGTCGACTTCGGTCAGCTTGCCGAGATGGCCCACGAAGCAAGTGGTGCGGACGTCAAAGCGATCTGTACCGAAGCCGGAATGTTCGCTATCCGTGAGGATCGCACAGACATTCGGATGGCCGACTTCCGCAACGCCTGGGAGAAGATCCAGAAGGAAACCGAGGACGAGGACGTCTCGAAGACGTTCGCCTGA
- a CDS encoding HpcH/HpaI aldolase/citrate lyase family protein produces the protein MTRRSVLFSPGNRPEMLRTAADSAADVLVFDLEDAVAPDRKDAARETVTDVLSDPEFDPACEVFVRVNELPDGKDDLATVLSEDTRLDGLVLPKVNEAEEVNAFVSAMRAHGSELPVFALVETAAGVLHAESIAAVDATDALVFGAEDLTADIGATRSRSGDEIMYARQHVVLAARTAGVDAIDTLCTAVDDTERVYADAEHGVTLGYDGKLAIHPAQIDPIHEAFVPGDDEIEWARRVLAASEHHDGVFKVDGEMIDQPLIRRAERIKDRAGRQFHEH, from the coding sequence ATGACACGACGGAGCGTGCTGTTCTCGCCGGGTAATCGGCCGGAGATGCTCCGGACGGCAGCGGACTCGGCAGCCGATGTACTCGTGTTCGATCTGGAGGATGCAGTCGCACCGGATCGGAAAGACGCCGCCAGAGAGACGGTCACTGACGTCCTCTCCGATCCGGAGTTCGATCCAGCGTGTGAAGTCTTCGTCCGGGTGAACGAACTACCGGACGGCAAAGATGACCTCGCTACAGTTCTGAGTGAGGACACACGGCTCGACGGACTGGTCCTCCCGAAAGTCAACGAGGCGGAGGAAGTCAACGCGTTTGTGAGCGCGATGCGGGCGCACGGGAGCGAGCTACCGGTGTTCGCGCTCGTCGAGACGGCTGCTGGCGTCTTGCACGCCGAGTCCATCGCCGCGGTCGATGCGACCGACGCCCTCGTGTTTGGGGCAGAAGACCTGACAGCGGACATCGGTGCAACACGATCCAGATCCGGTGACGAGATTATGTACGCCCGTCAGCACGTCGTCCTCGCAGCCCGCACAGCAGGTGTCGACGCGATCGACACACTCTGTACGGCGGTCGACGACACCGAGCGAGTTTACGCGGACGCAGAGCACGGTGTAACGCTTGGATACGACGGAAAATTAGCGATCCATCCCGCCCAGATCGACCCGATTCACGAGGCGTTCGTTCCTGGCGACGACGAGATTGAATGGGCGCGTCGCGTCCTTGCAGCCAGTGAACATCACGACGGTGTCTTCAAAGTCGATGGAGAGATGATCGACCAGCCGTTGATTCGTCGTGCCGAACGGATCAAGGACCGGGCTGGCCGGCAGTTCCATGAACACTGA
- a CDS encoding DUF7346 family protein gives MRTVRDSSGKYYVVVKSSTDSSLVRDPDDGSERYIDNDRLEPIDGASALETAASGVSAPVRQLLAGVHDDVGLGLLADLTDRGPVPVRDMMHEYDQCESDLHGRLAELRAAGLIKECRVAGERGYDATELTVEALATLRAED, from the coding sequence ATGCGAACAGTCCGTGACAGCTCGGGGAAATACTACGTCGTCGTGAAGTCCTCGACGGACAGTAGTCTGGTTCGTGATCCCGACGACGGGAGCGAGCGCTACATCGACAACGATCGGCTCGAACCGATCGACGGAGCATCAGCCCTGGAAACGGCTGCAAGCGGCGTTTCGGCACCTGTCCGGCAGCTTCTCGCAGGTGTCCACGACGACGTCGGACTCGGTTTGCTCGCGGATCTTACCGATCGCGGGCCCGTTCCAGTTCGGGACATGATGCATGAGTACGATCAGTGCGAATCGGATCTCCACGGTCGTCTGGCCGAGTTGCGCGCGGCAGGGCTTATCAAAGAATGTCGGGTGGCGGGCGAGCGGGGCTACGACGCCACGGAGCTTACTGTCGAGGCGCTCGCAACCCTCCGCGCTGAGGACTAA
- a CDS encoding DUF7331 family protein has product MTNVSDHATTDWQDSATERADGVETVERYETDEGVVFFDADNPLAWVEATRTVELDNQV; this is encoded by the coding sequence ATGACGAACGTGTCCGACCACGCAACAACCGACTGGCAGGATAGCGCGACGGAACGAGCGGACGGTGTCGAAACTGTCGAGCGGTATGAGACGGACGAGGGCGTCGTTTTCTTCGATGCCGATAACCCGCTCGCGTGGGTAGAGGCGACACGGACAGTCGAACTCGACAACCAGGTCTGA
- a CDS encoding Glu/Leu/Phe/Val family dehydrogenase, whose translation MSDGVNPFESLQEQIDDAGAFIDIDDDVLARLKQPERVLETNLSVEMDDGSIETFTAFRSQFNGDRGPYKGGIRYHPDVSRDEVKALSGWMVYKCATVGIPFGGGKGGIIIDPAEYSESELERITRSFARELRPMIGEDRDIPAPDVNTGQREMNWIKDTYETLENTTEPGVITGKDISSGGSEGRVEATGRSTVVAAREAFDYLDKDLNGATVAVQGYGNAGWIAAKLIDEMGASVVAVSDSSGGIYNAEGFDPVAAKDHKNETGSVVGFEGADEELTNDELLTLDVDLLIPAALENAIDEAIARDIEADVISEAANGPITPKGDAILEDKDVIVIPDILANAGGVTVSYFEWVQNRQRFYWSEERVNEQLDEIIVDSFDTLIEAYEDHDLPSLRVAAYVVSIQRVATAFEEGGVWP comes from the coding sequence ATGTCTGACGGTGTCAACCCTTTTGAAAGCCTGCAGGAACAGATCGACGACGCCGGAGCGTTCATCGACATCGATGACGATGTTCTTGCGCGGCTCAAACAGCCCGAGCGTGTACTGGAGACGAACCTTTCCGTCGAGATGGACGACGGTTCCATCGAGACGTTCACCGCATTTCGCTCGCAGTTCAACGGCGACCGCGGTCCCTACAAGGGCGGCATCCGATACCACCCAGACGTCTCCCGCGATGAAGTCAAAGCACTCTCCGGGTGGATGGTGTACAAGTGTGCGACCGTTGGAATTCCGTTCGGCGGCGGTAAGGGTGGCATCATCATCGATCCAGCAGAGTACTCCGAATCCGAACTCGAACGGATCACGCGGTCGTTCGCCCGCGAACTCCGACCGATGATCGGCGAGGACCGGGATATCCCCGCACCGGACGTCAACACCGGTCAGCGGGAGATGAACTGGATCAAAGACACCTACGAGACGCTCGAAAACACGACCGAGCCCGGCGTCATCACCGGCAAGGACATCTCCAGTGGTGGGAGTGAAGGGCGTGTCGAAGCGACTGGTCGATCGACCGTCGTTGCGGCCCGCGAGGCGTTTGATTACCTTGACAAGGACCTCAACGGCGCGACCGTCGCAGTGCAGGGCTATGGAAACGCTGGCTGGATCGCCGCAAAACTCATCGACGAGATGGGCGCATCTGTCGTCGCCGTCAGCGACTCCAGTGGCGGCATCTACAACGCCGAGGGCTTCGACCCCGTCGCCGCAAAGGATCACAAAAACGAGACCGGTAGCGTTGTCGGGTTCGAGGGCGCCGATGAGGAGCTCACGAACGACGAACTCCTGACGCTCGATGTCGACCTGCTGATTCCGGCCGCGCTGGAAAACGCTATCGACGAAGCGATCGCCCGAGATATCGAAGCAGATGTCATCTCCGAGGCCGCGAACGGTCCCATCACTCCAAAAGGTGATGCCATTCTCGAAGACAAGGACGTCATCGTAATCCCGGATATTCTGGCGAACGCGGGCGGCGTCACCGTCAGCTACTTCGAGTGGGTTCAGAACCGCCAGCGATTCTACTGGTCCGAAGAGCGTGTCAACGAACAGCTAGATGAGATCATCGTCGACTCGTTCGACACACTCATCGAAGCATACGAGGATCACGACCTGCCAAGCCTTCGCGTTGCAGCCTACGTCGTCTCGATCCAGCGCGTCGCTACCGCCTTCGAAGAAGGCGGCGTCTGGCCCTGA
- a CDS encoding tyrosine-type recombinase/integrase, translating to MTWKREPLEKDELTELLDIVETFDLAHDFTIRTLVHTGLRAGEFSQLRSDWMDWQNEQLRVPAEQDGWTPKTEHAARTIPVRDPDTLRVIREFFKRNEAVGVGRQAVYYRVTRVADETGIQKKVTPHVLRHTYGTLIASKGATPQYIRQTMGHADLSSANTYIEYSGVQLNEEASEVWG from the coding sequence ATGACATGGAAACGCGAGCCCCTGGAGAAAGACGAACTGACCGAGCTGCTCGACATCGTCGAGACGTTTGACCTGGCCCACGACTTCACGATCCGGACGCTGGTTCACACCGGACTTCGAGCGGGCGAGTTCTCGCAGCTCCGGAGCGACTGGATGGACTGGCAGAACGAACAGCTACGAGTGCCTGCCGAACAGGACGGGTGGACGCCCAAGACCGAACACGCAGCTCGAACGATTCCCGTCCGGGATCCCGATACGCTTCGAGTGATCCGCGAGTTCTTCAAGCGGAACGAAGCCGTGGGCGTGGGCCGACAGGCGGTCTACTACCGAGTGACGCGCGTCGCCGACGAGACTGGGATTCAGAAGAAGGTGACACCGCACGTTCTTCGGCATACCTACGGTACATTAATCGCCTCGAAGGGTGCGACGCCGCAGTACATTCGGCAAACAATGGGCCACGCCGATCTGTCGAGCGCGAATACGTACATCGAATATAGTGGTGTGC
- a CDS encoding CBS domain-containing ParB/RepB/Spo0J family partition protein, whose amino-acid sequence MDVSGVSGSAQVREYMTRDVETVAPDDTVAEVARKIAGTDEHNGFPVCERRRVEGFVTARDLLLVDDSTPIFQVMTTDLVVAHPDMKVTDAARVILRSGIQKLPVVDDAGNLVGIISNTDVIRSQIERATPKKVGKLLRTLENIHGVELRQERRTVPLVKLMPTQSKVYADELKGRQYELEHGLAEPLVVIDNAGEYLLADGHHRVLAADQLGTEEMDAYVIVIDQELDLGMQQTAEKDGLDGLDDVEVVDYARHPLVETIERLQ is encoded by the coding sequence ATGGACGTGAGCGGAGTCAGTGGGTCGGCACAGGTCAGAGAGTACATGACCCGGGACGTGGAGACGGTCGCACCGGACGATACCGTCGCGGAAGTGGCCCGGAAGATAGCCGGGACTGACGAACATAATGGGTTCCCAGTCTGTGAACGCAGACGTGTTGAGGGCTTTGTCACCGCGCGTGACCTGTTGTTGGTGGACGACTCCACGCCGATCTTTCAGGTGATGACAACCGATCTGGTCGTCGCCCACCCCGACATGAAGGTCACGGATGCCGCTCGCGTAATTCTGCGATCGGGGATTCAGAAGTTGCCCGTCGTCGACGACGCGGGGAACCTCGTCGGGATCATCAGTAACACGGACGTGATCCGCAGTCAGATCGAACGGGCTACTCCCAAGAAGGTCGGCAAGTTGCTCAGAACTCTGGAGAACATCCATGGTGTCGAACTCCGTCAAGAACGCCGGACGGTCCCGCTGGTGAAACTCATGCCAACGCAGTCGAAGGTCTATGCCGACGAGCTAAAAGGACGACAGTACGAACTGGAGCACGGACTGGCGGAACCGCTCGTTGTGATCGACAACGCTGGGGAGTATCTGCTGGCGGACGGCCACCACCGCGTCCTTGCGGCCGATCAACTCGGGACCGAGGAGATGGATGCCTACGTCATCGTCATCGATCAGGAGCTGGACCTGGGCATGCAACAGACCGCGGAGAAAGATGGACTCGATGGGCTCGACGATGTCGAAGTGGTCGATTACGCACGACATCCACTCGTAGAGACGATAGAGCGACTACAGTGA
- a CDS encoding DUF7322 domain-containing protein has translation MNLDDPLDIEPNEPNPEDELDFGVLDTEENLGPEVPDGSNAPSEVKRTFWGVFLLVKVGLLSGSIGALLLALTPYRQVGAAALALGLFSLAHAYVKYRRSKYS, from the coding sequence GTGAACCTCGACGACCCACTCGACATCGAACCCAACGAACCTAATCCCGAGGACGAACTGGATTTCGGCGTCCTGGATACCGAGGAGAACCTCGGACCGGAGGTTCCGGACGGGTCGAACGCGCCGTCCGAGGTCAAGAGGACGTTCTGGGGTGTGTTCTTGCTGGTGAAGGTCGGTCTCCTGTCGGGGAGCATCGGTGCGCTCCTCCTCGCGCTTACGCCCTACCGACAGGTTGGCGCTGCTGCACTTGCCCTCGGTCTGTTCTCGCTTGCCCACGCGTACGTGAAGTATCGACGGTCGAAGTATAGTTAA
- a CDS encoding MarR family transcriptional regulator: MSAPEPVQIDTPESEASWDDVRDLPPSAKLVAKVLEYNGTLTQSQLAEETLLPARTVRYALNRLEERDVVDSRFSFSDARKRIYTLDIE, from the coding sequence ATGAGTGCACCAGAGCCTGTTCAGATCGATACTCCCGAATCCGAAGCGAGCTGGGACGACGTTCGTGACCTGCCGCCGAGCGCCAAACTCGTCGCGAAAGTCCTGGAGTACAACGGGACGCTCACCCAGAGCCAGCTGGCGGAGGAGACGCTACTCCCTGCCCGCACCGTCCGATATGCGCTGAACCGACTCGAAGAGCGCGATGTTGTCGACTCGCGGTTTTCCTTTTCGGACGCGCGAAAGCGGATCTACACGCTCGATATCGAGTAG
- a CDS encoding helix-turn-helix domain-containing protein, with protein MWTIKTCVREQGMSPNQAAEYVPYSHTTVYDWLDAYESGDPEKREWVETVDRVIG; from the coding sequence ATGTGGACTATCAAAACGTGTGTGCGCGAGCAGGGGATGAGCCCGAATCAGGCTGCAGAGTACGTTCCGTACTCTCACACGACCGTTTACGACTGGCTGGATGCCTACGAGAGCGGGGATCCGGAGAAGCGGGAGTGGGTTGAAACAGTCGACCGGGTGATTGGATGA
- the mre11 gene encoding DNA double-strand break repair protein Mre11 produces MTRVIHTGDTHIGYRQYHSPERRQDFLDAFRQVVEDAIADDVDAVVHAGDLFHDRRPDLPDIQGTVAALRELDDADIPFLAVVGNHETKRDGQWLDLFEDLGLTIRLGATPEVVGDIAFYGLDFVPESQRDELDYEFDGADDADHAMLVGHGLFEPFAHADWDTERVLTAASIDFDALLLGDNHAPGKRELLDTWVTYCGSTERASASERDERGYNIVTVDGDGVSITRRAVADTRDFRFVDVELAEGEGTDRVRERVRQHDVEDAVVIVTVEGEGEPVTPASVEELALDNGALIARVNDRREIDQETDVSVSFADPDDAVRERLGDLGLSPAARDIDETVRESKVADSNVRERVESLVRERVDEGLDAFESAETDSGGEAADQSDEDTQPDETDDHPVEEPAADDDSAAEDPTGIDADRTDTDNAGDTDSQRSMEEYL; encoded by the coding sequence ATGACACGGGTGATCCACACCGGCGACACCCACATCGGGTATCGGCAGTACCATTCGCCGGAGCGCCGTCAGGATTTTCTTGACGCGTTCCGACAGGTCGTTGAGGACGCTATCGCCGACGACGTCGACGCCGTCGTTCACGCTGGCGACCTCTTTCACGACCGACGGCCCGACCTCCCCGACATACAGGGGACGGTAGCCGCCCTACGAGAGCTCGACGATGCCGACATCCCGTTTCTCGCAGTCGTCGGGAACCACGAGACGAAACGCGACGGACAGTGGCTCGATCTCTTCGAGGATCTCGGCCTGACGATCCGGCTCGGGGCGACGCCGGAAGTCGTCGGGGATATTGCATTCTACGGCCTCGATTTCGTCCCCGAATCACAGCGTGATGAACTCGACTACGAGTTCGACGGGGCCGACGATGCCGACCACGCGATGCTGGTGGGCCACGGGCTTTTCGAGCCCTTTGCCCACGCCGACTGGGACACCGAACGTGTCCTGACTGCCGCCTCGATCGACTTTGATGCCCTGCTGCTCGGCGACAACCATGCGCCCGGGAAACGGGAGCTACTGGACACCTGGGTCACCTACTGTGGCTCGACGGAACGGGCGAGCGCGTCCGAACGGGACGAACGGGGCTACAACATCGTCACGGTCGACGGGGACGGGGTCTCTATCACCAGACGCGCCGTTGCCGATACCCGCGACTTTCGCTTCGTGGACGTAGAGCTGGCTGAGGGAGAGGGGACCGACAGGGTCCGCGAGCGCGTCCGCCAGCACGACGTCGAGGACGCGGTCGTCATCGTCACGGTCGAGGGCGAAGGTGAACCGGTGACGCCCGCGAGTGTCGAAGAGCTCGCGCTGGATAATGGCGCGTTGATCGCCAGAGTCAACGACCGCCGCGAGATCGACCAGGAGACGGATGTCAGCGTTAGTTTCGCGGATCCCGACGACGCCGTACGGGAGCGACTGGGTGACCTGGGTCTGAGTCCCGCCGCCCGAGATATCGACGAGACGGTCCGCGAGAGCAAGGTCGCCGACTCGAACGTCCGAGAGCGTGTCGAGTCGCTCGTGCGCGAGCGCGTGGACGAGGGGCTCGACGCCTTCGAGAGCGCCGAGACCGATAGTGGCGGCGAGGCGGCCGACCAGTCCGATGAGGACACTCAACCGGACGAAACCGACGACCACCCGGTCGAGGAGCCGGCCGCGGACGATGACAGCGCGGCTGAGGATCCGACCGGAATCGACGCCGACCGGACGGATACAGACAACGCCGGAGACACGGACTCACAGCGATCCATGGAGGAGTATCTATGA